One segment of Rosa chinensis cultivar Old Blush chromosome 6, RchiOBHm-V2, whole genome shotgun sequence DNA contains the following:
- the LOC112169084 gene encoding uncharacterized protein LOC112169084, translated as MEKLSPGGLSHLYMTIFLHNFATFMVIPAITDVTMTALCPGRDECSIAIYLTGFQQAIVGLGTLVMMPLVGNLSDKCGRKALLTLPMIFTIIPLGILAYSRTRNFFYAYFVAKTLTAMVCEGSVHCLALAYVADNVPEGRRASTFGILSGISSSAFVCGTLFTRFVSTTSMFQVATTVAVVAVMYMRIFLPDSIIDDNISAPLLSNENPKVSNSDENSNAELQSSTALPSLPDIIALLKTSPTFSQAAIVAFFSHLADVGLHASLLYYLKARFHFNKDQFADLMVISGVAGTISQLVLMPLLAPVLGEERLLSIGLLFGCAHMFFYGLAWSFWVPYAAAMFSIFFVFAQPCMRSIVSKQVGPSEQGKAQGCISGICSFANVISPFAFSPLTALFLSEKAPFNFPGFSITCVGFAAMIAFIQSVMIKAAPPISSERVSSNCNYMEP; from the exons ATGGAGAAGTTATCACCAGGGGGGCTCAGCCACCTTTACATGACGATCTTTCTGCACAACTTCGCGACGTTCATGGTGATCCCGGCCATTACCGACGTTACAATGACTGCGCTTTGTCCCGGAAGAGACGAGTGCTCTATCGCTATTTACCTCACCGGATTTCAACAAGCG ATCGTAGGGCTGGGAACACTGGTGATGATGCCTTTGGTAGGGAATCTCTCAGACAAATGTGGGAGAAAAGCTCTGCTCACACTTCCAATGATTTTCACTATAATCCCCTTAG GAATATTAGCCTACAGCAGGACTAGGAATTTCTTCTATGCGTACTTTGTGGCCAAGACTCTCACCGCCATGGTCTGCGAAGGCAGCGTTCACTGCCTCGCCCTTGCCTATGTG GCGGATAATGTTCCAGAAGGACGGCGAGCCTCGACGTTTGGAATTCTATCAGGGATTAGTTCATCTGCCTTCGTCTGCGGAACCCTATTTACTCGTTTTGTATCCACTACCTCAATGTTTCAG GTGGCGACAACGGTGGCGGTTGTAGCAGTAATGTACATGAGGATTTTCCTACCGGATTCGATTATAGACGATAACATTTCCGCTCCATTGCTCTCAAATGAAAACCCAAAAGTTTCGAATTCGGATGAAAATTCAAATGCGGAATTGCAGTCCTCTACAGCTTTACCTTCATTACCTGATATAATCGCATTGTTGAAAACTAG CCCTACATTTTCCcaagctgcaattgttgcgtTTTTCAGCCACCTGGCCGATGTTGGCCTTCATGCTTCACTATTG TATTATTTAAAGGCCCGGTTTCACTTCAACAAGGATCAGTTTGCTGACCTAATGGTGATTTCGGGGGTTGCAGGCACTATTTCACAG TTGGTTCTCATGCCCTTACTGGCTCCTGTTTTAGGAGAGGAGAGGTTACTTTCGATAGGGCTTCTTTTTGGCTGTGCACAT ATGTTTTTTTATGGCCTTGCGTGGTCCTTCTGG GTTCCGTATGCTGCTGCTATGTTCTCTATCTTTTTTGTGTTTGCACAGCCATGT ATGCGAAGCATTGTATCTAAACAAGTTGGGCCGTCTGAGCAG GGAAAGGCTCAAGGGTGCATTTCAGGCATATGCTCCTTTGCAAATGTTATATCTCCCTTTGCTTTCTCTCCTCTAACAg CTTTGTTCCTGTCTGAAAAGGCGCCATTTAATTTTCCTGGTTTTAGTATCACATGTGTTGGATTTGCTGCG ATGATAGCCTTTATTCAAAGCGTGATGATAAAGGCTGCTCCTCCCATATCAAGTGAACGGGTCAGCAGCAATTGCAATTACATGGAACCCTAG
- the LOC112173883 gene encoding phospholipase D delta — translation MAEDNSEPLVVYLHGNLDLKIIEARYLPNMDMLSERFRRLFSACRKPFSSPKQHRSHHKIITSDPYVTVCLAGATVARTRVISNSQNPEWKEHFKIPLAHPVSQVEFYVKDNDMFGADLIGVASVSAQRILSGETISDWFPIIGPLGKPPKPDSAVRLEMRFTKCEDDPLYQYGISHERFGGVENCYFPARRGGHVTLYQDAHVPDSVMEDIELDDGVQFEHGKCWEDICHAILEAHHLVYIVGWSIYHKVKVVREPSKPLPSGGNLNLGELLKYKSQEGLRVLLLVWDDKTSHSKFFINTTGVMQTHDEETRKFFKHSSVSCVLSPRYASSKLSIFKQQVVGTLFTHHQKCVIVDTQASGNNRKITAFIGGLDLCDGRYDTPEHRLFRDVDTVFQGDFHNPTLAGTKGPRQPWHDLHCKIEGPAAYDVLTNFEQRWKRATKWSELGQRFKRVSRWHDDALIKLERISWILSPAPKSSNDDPALRVSDEDDPQNWRVQIFRSIDSGSVKGFPKDVYEAENQNLFCAKNLVIDKSIQTAYIEAIRSAQHFIYIENQYFLGSSYAWPTYKEAGADNLIPMELALKIASKIRAKERFAVYVVIPMWPEGVPSSAPVQQILFWQGQTMQMMYEIIAKELKSMNIANAHPQDYLNFYCLGNRETLPATVSCTNNQAPRTGSPSHTVSASQKFQRFMIYVHAKGMVVDDEYVIIGSANINQRSMAGSRDTEIAMGAYQPHHTWGKKKRHPHGQVYGYRMSLWAEHMGMVENCFKEPQTVECVKRVNDIGQDNWSRFVADDFIELQGHLIKYPVEVYANGKVGALPGRESFPDVGGKILGARTNLPDALTT, via the exons ATGGCGGAAGATAACTCAGAACCATTGGTGGTGTACCTTCACGGCAACCTGGATTTGAAAATCATAGAGGCGCGATATTTGCCCAACATGGACATGCTCTCCGAGCGATTCCGGCGATTGTTCTCGGCCTGCCGCAAGCCATTCTCGAGCCCTAAACAGCACCGCAGTCACCATAAAATCATCACCAGCGACCCTTACGTCACGGTCTGCCTCGCCGGAGCTACCGTCGCCAGGACGCGCGTGATCTCCAACTCCCAGAACCCGGAATGGAAGGAGCATTTCAAGATCCCTCTCGCCCACCCCGTCTCGCAAGTCGAGTTCTACGTCAAAGACAACGACATGTTCGGCGCCGATTTAATCGGCGTCGCGTCCGTCTCGGCCCAGCGAATCCTCTCCGGCGAGACGATCAGCGATTGGTTTCCGATAATCGGGCCGCTGGGGAAGCCGCCGAAACCGGACTCGGCGGTTAGGTTGGAAATGAGATTCACGAAATGCGAGGACGATCCGTTGTATCAGTACGGAATATCCCACGAACGTTTCGGGGGAGTCGAGAATTGTTACTTTCCGGCACGGCGAGGAGGTCACGTGACGCTGTACCAGGACGCGCACGTGCCGGACTCGGTGATGGAGGACATAGAATTGGACGACGGGGTTCAGTTTGAGCATGGGAAGTGCTGGGAGGATATATGTCACGCAATCTTGGAGGCCCATCATTTGGTGTACATTGTGGGCTGGTCCATTTATCACAAGGTCAAGGTGGTCAGAGAGCCCAGTAAGCCCTTGCCCAGCGGCGGCAATTTGAATTTGGGGGAGTTGCTCAAGTATAAATCCCAGGAAGGGTTGAGAGTTTTGTTGCTGGTTTGGGATGATAAGacttctcacagcaagttcttCATCAACACG ACCGGAGTGATGCAAACCCATGATGAAGAAACCAGGAAGTTTTTTAAGCATTCTTCGGTGTCATGCGTGCTGTCACCGCGATATGCCAGCAGTAAGCTTAGCATTTTCAAGCAACAG GTTGTTGGGACCTTGTTTACGCATCATCAAAAGTGTGTGATTGTGGATACACAAGCGTCTGGAAACAATCGAAAGATTACTGCATTTATAGGAGGTCTGGACCTCTGTGATGGCCGCTATGATACTCCTGAACATCGGCTGTTTCGCGATGTTGACACAGTTTTCCAGGGTGATTTCCATAATCCCACATTGGCT GGTACAAAGGGTCCAAGACAACCCTGGCATGATCTACATTGCAAAATTGAAGGGCCGGCTGCATACGATGTGCTAACTAATTTTGAGCAGCGTTGGAAAAGAGCCACAAAATGGTCAGAGTTGGGCCAACGCTTTAAAAGAGTGTCGCGTTGGCACGACGATGCTTTGATCAAGTTGGAGCGCATCTCATGGATACTTAGTCCCGCACCAAAAAGTTCCAATGATGATCCTGCATTACGGGTTTCAGATGAAGATGATCCTCAAAACTGGCGTGTTCAG ATATTCCGATCCATAGATTCTGGATCTGTGAAAGGATTTCCCAAAGATGTCTATGAAGCTGAGAATCAG AATCTTTTCTGCGCCAAAAATTTGGTTATAGACAAGAGCATCCAAACAGCATATATCGAAGCAATCAGATCTGCGCAACACTTCATATACATTGAGAATCAGTATTTCCTCGGATCATCTTATGCATGGCCAACTTACAAAGAAGCAG GTGCTGACAATTTAATTCCAATGGAGTTGGCATTAAAGATTGCTAGTAAGATACGAGCCAAAGAGAGATTTGCAGTTTATGTCGTGATACCAATGTGGCCAGAAGGTGTGCCCTCTTCTGCTCCTGTGCAACAAATTCTCTTCTGGCAG GGACAAACAATGCAAATGATGTATGAAATCATAGCAAAAGAGCTGAAATCCATGAATATTGCGAATGCTCATCCACAGGACTACCTAAATTTCTACTGTCTTGGTAATCGGGAAACGCTGCCTGCCACAGTGTCCTGTACAAATAACCAAGCTCCCAGAACTGGTTCTCCAAGTCACACG GTTTCCGCCTCCCAAAAATTTCAACGGTTTATGATTTATGTTCATGCCAAGGGAATGGTAGTAGATGATGAGTACGTGATAATAGGTTCTGCGAATATCAACCAACGATCCATGGCAGGATCTAGGGACACCGAGATAGCCATGGGGGCATATCAACCGCATCACACGTGGGGTAAGAAGAAGCGGCATCCTCACGGCCAG GTATATGGATATAGAATGTCACTTTGGGCAGAACACATGGGGATGGTTGAGAATTGCTTCAAGGAGCCTCAAACAGTAGAATGTGTGAAGCGTGTGAACGACATTGGTCAGGATAATTGGAGTAGGTTCGTGGCCGATGATTTTATAGAATTGCAGGGACACCTCATCAAATACCCTGTTGAGGTTTATGCCAATGGGAAGGTAGGTGCATTGCCTGGACGAGAGAGCTTCCCTGATGTTGGCGGTAAGATCCTCGGCGCCCGCACTAACCTTCCTGATGCTTTAACAACTTAA
- the LOC112173884 gene encoding plastocyanin, translating into MATVTPAAVAIPSFTGLKSAGATKLGATSVKVSAAVPRMSIKSSLKDVGVAVAATAASALLASNALAIEILLGGSDGSLAFVPNEFSISPGDKIVFKNNAGFPHNVVFDEDEIPGGVDAGKISMSEEDLLNAPGETYSVTLTEKGTYSFYCSPHQGAGMAGKVTVN; encoded by the coding sequence ATGGCCACCGTCACTCCTGCTGCCGTTGCCATTCCCTCATTCACCGGACTCAAGTCCGCCGGAGCAACCAAACTTGGCGCCACCTCCGTCAAGGTCTCAGCTGCAGTCCCAAGAATGAGCATCAAGTCCTCACTCAAGGACGTCGGTGTTGCAGTCGCTGCCACCGCCGCGAGTGCACTCCTCGCCAGCAATGCCTTGGCCATTGAGATCCTTCTCGGCGGCAGCGATGGCTCCTTGGCTTTTGTCCCCAACGAGTTCTCCATCAGCCCCGGGGACAAGATCGTCTTCAAGAACAACGCTGGATTCCCACACAACGTTGTCTTCGACGAGGACGAGATTCCCGGGGGTGTTGATGCCGGGAAAATCTCCATGAGCGAGGAGGATCTCCTCAACGCCCCAGGAGAGACCTACTCCGTCACCTTGACTGAAAAAGGAACATACTCTTTCTACTGCTCTCCTCACCAGGGAGCTGGTATGGCCGGCAAGGTTACCGTTAACTAA